DNA from Jeotgalibacillus haloalkalitolerans:
TCTCGGACTTAAATGGTGTACATGATGATAACCGATATTACCAGTCACCCACTGGAGCACTCTTGGCAGCTTGTAAAACGAGCTTCCATCTACCGCAGCCTTCACATAATCCCACTCAGACTCATCCTCAAAATAGGAATCCTCAAACTGATGCTGAACATAAAACAACCAGATCCCAAGGAAGCCTGAGATAAACATGATCGGCCCATGAACCAGCAGGAACGCTTCCCAACCAAGCCATAAAATCATGCCAGTATATAAAACAACAATTGAAGCATTTGTAATATAAGTGTTTTTACGCTCTTTTTTACGCGCATCTTTCCTGTTCATACGGTTTGTCACCAAGAACAGATAAAGCGGTCCAAGACCAAACATGACAAGAGGATTACGGTACATTCTGTAAGACAGACGCTCTTTCCACGAAGCCTTTTTGTACTCTTCCACTGTCATAATCCAGATATCGCCTGTTCCGCGCTTATCAAGATTACCACTTGTTGCATGGTGAATCGAATGCTCACGCTTCCACTTTTCATATGGAAACATCGTCACGATTCCTGTTAATGTTCCAACAAGGTTATTCAGTTTTTTATTTTTGAAAAATGAGCCGTGGCAGCAATCATGGAAAATAATAAAGATTCGTACGACAAACCCTGCCGCAACGATGCCAAGACCTAAAGTTAATAAGTAAGAAATCTCAAGACTCTGGTACGCCAAAAACCATAAAATAAAAAATGGCGGTATGGTATTGATCATTTGTCTGATACTTGCCTTCATATCTGCTTTTTCATAAGGAGAGACACTTTTGCGCAGCTCTGCTGTTTTTTGTTTACTCATGTTTTCCTCCTTCTGTAACTCTTATGACCTCATCATAAAGCTTTCCCCGAAATAAAATAAGTCATGAGTGTAAGGAATAAGATATGACAAGTGTCATATTCGAAAAGCGGAAGCAGGCGTTCAGGTCCGACAAGCATAAGACGCGGGGCGGAAAATGGGCGGTCTTCCCATTTACCGATGCGTGGCTTATGACCCGAAGAGCTAGCGCCTGGAGTGATATGTTAACAGAATGGCGGAATTGCTTCACGCCCGGCCCAAATTGCTACAGCTTCCCGGGTGTATCGCTACAGACTCCTACCTCAATTGCTACACCACTGCACAAAACAGCGCTACACGCTTCTTCAAACTTGTATGAACTTCTAAAAAACACGCTTGAAATCACCTTACTTGCACATACTACCTCCGAGGTGAAAAAGATGAAAACTTTCTTAGCTGCAACGATCAGCTTTCTGCTATTTTATTCAACTGCAGCTGCTGATGACCGGCAGACACTTTTAAACGAGCGCTTAACTTATTATGCTGCCTACCACCATCAGGGTGTGCCGTGGTATTATCTTGCTGCGATTGATCAGTTCGAACGGAATATTCAGCCGCTCCGGCAGGATATAGAGAAAAAAGATGGTCCGCTTGCATTGACGATTCCTGATGATCGCTGGTTTGGTCCGCTTCATCCGGATCAGTCCAACCTGTCACCCTATTTCATTGAATTTTTTGGTGGAATCGGACAGGATGTAAATGGAGACGGGAAAGCTGATCCGAATGACCCTGAAGACATTTTCGGATCAATGGCGGATTATATTAACAGTTACGCTTCTTTTAATGAGGCATTAAATGCTTATTATGAACGGAAAGAGTCTGTCAGTCAGATTCTCACGATTGCGGAATTATATCAGCAGTTCAACACGCTGGACCTTTATACACACGTGTTCCCTTTACACAAAAATTATTTATACAGCTACAGAAGTACCTGGGGCGGAAAGCGGGGCTGGGGCGGCCGGCGGATGCATGAGGGAACCGATCTATTTGCGGGATACGGGACGCCTGTTCTCGCAACAACGTTTGGAAAAATAGAAGCGCTCGGCTGGAATGACTACGGCGGATGGCGTGTCGGCCTCAGGGATATCCATAACGTTTATCACTACTACGCTCATCTCTCCAGTTTTAAAGAGGGATTAAAGCAAGGTGATATTGTAAAAGCCGGCGATCTGCTCGGTTATGTAGGGAGCTCCGGATACGGTAAAGAAGGCACAAGCGGAAAATTTCCTCCTCACCTTCATTACGGTATGTATATTGATAACGGCAAAAACCAATGGGCGTATGATCCATATCCTTCGCTTAGAAAATGGGAATCAAGCTGACCTGCACATTTACTGAGCAGGTTTCTTTTAGTTACCCGAAAGAACGCTTATAATGAATTGCGTGACATGACATTTCCGATACATGAAGGAGGATCATAAAAATGACAAAGAAATTTTTAGAATCATTCACATTTAAAAATGGAGTTTCACTAAAAAATAGAGTGCTGATGGCACCAATGACGAACTTTTCTTCAAAAGATAACGGTGAAGTAACAGATGAGGAGCTGGCATACTACCGCGTACGTTCAGGCGGAGTAGGTGCAGTGTTAACTGCAGTTGCCAACGTAACTGATGACGGCAAAGGGTTCCACGGGGAAATCGGGGCGCATCGCGATGATCTTGTACCGAGTCTGAAAAAACTTGCTGACACGATAAAAGGTGAGGGTGCAAAAGCGATTTTACAAATCTTCCACGCAGGCAG
Protein-coding regions in this window:
- a CDS encoding M23 family metallopeptidase, whose product is MKTFLAATISFLLFYSTAAADDRQTLLNERLTYYAAYHHQGVPWYYLAAIDQFERNIQPLRQDIEKKDGPLALTIPDDRWFGPLHPDQSNLSPYFIEFFGGIGQDVNGDGKADPNDPEDIFGSMADYINSYASFNEALNAYYERKESVSQILTIAELYQQFNTLDLYTHVFPLHKNYLYSYRSTWGGKRGWGGRRMHEGTDLFAGYGTPVLATTFGKIEALGWNDYGGWRVGLRDIHNVYHYYAHLSSFKEGLKQGDIVKAGDLLGYVGSSGYGKEGTSGKFPPHLHYGMYIDNGKNQWAYDPYPSLRKWESS
- a CDS encoding fatty acid desaturase, whose protein sequence is MSKQKTAELRKSVSPYEKADMKASIRQMINTIPPFFILWFLAYQSLEISYLLTLGLGIVAAGFVVRIFIIFHDCCHGSFFKNKKLNNLVGTLTGIVTMFPYEKWKREHSIHHATSGNLDKRGTGDIWIMTVEEYKKASWKERLSYRMYRNPLVMFGLGPLYLFLVTNRMNRKDARKKERKNTYITNASIVVLYTGMILWLGWEAFLLVHGPIMFISGFLGIWLFYVQHQFEDSYFEDESEWDYVKAAVDGSSFYKLPRVLQWVTGNIGYHHVHHLSPRVPNYHLEKAHESTPPLHKATTITMRSSLESIKFRLYDESRKTFVSFNEVKRQIKKEKMSIELRRMQTRS